Proteins co-encoded in one Aethina tumida isolate Nest 87 chromosome 7, icAetTumi1.1, whole genome shotgun sequence genomic window:
- the LOC109595019 gene encoding uncharacterized protein LOC109595019 → MSAKSNLLLKIRNFSSVKRTFTATKVIFNKPPTPARPASADLSIPDVDGLSSACVKVPNHPVGPGAAKDTNYKNPEYFCYDKNSYFEAEIEMAEFRCPQPDNKVPYYQKK, encoded by the coding sequence ATGTCAGCAAAAagcaatttattacttaaaatccGTAATTTTTCATCTGTTAAACGCACATTCACCGCCACTAAAGTCATATTCAACAAACCACCTACACCCGCACGTCCTGCCAGTGCTGATTTATCGATCCCCGATGTCGATGGTCTGAGTAGTGCTTGTGTTAAAGTTCCAAATCACCCTGTAGGACCCGGAGCTGCTAAAGACACCAACTACAAAAATCCGGAATATTTCTGCTACGACAAGAACAGTTATTTTGAAGCTGAAATTGAAATGGCCGAGTTCCGTTGCCCACAACCAGATAACAAAGTTCCATATTATCAGAAGAAGTAA
- the LOC109595017 gene encoding protein maelstrom homolog — protein MAPKKNKKKNAFFFFMQEIKQKGGLNNLEAQEIAGGKWSRMSAEERQPYEVIANQHRNNVQLKKYTSDGVDIELIEKLEREELAAITAMQTYIHDDILASQKANVIHKKNFFIIHINTFCYRDTEDKYYPAEIALLQFNLRDGVHEKNIFHRMVHPGTLPLGFTAAATLHSSTSHKIKPPPSYASPNTINNMEQVFKELCKFVKEHMDKNATYPIVYVKEKYMTLVKKVLNMWADDYNNNCYFEVYNLQFMFNELRSAIEQSDIVMANSFGFAEMSKDIYSHVPDIGCEFHESIEYTLHCSKSIVTRQAYIICDNCCPVLKLELIPGRHIPRRTRLNFNEETFDQGGSSRDQSVRTDGQSVQFTTDSEWDAESVASQYSVASSSLRRSNVANDWQSVKRNKGKSYCGVASGTGKKNPVMSSMLNNMQQLDINSGSTMYSDRSNNSEDNKENDKSFPPLGSRGKRN, from the exons atggcaCCTAAGAAGAACAAGAAGAAGAAtgcatttttctttttcatgcAAGAGATTAAACAGAAAGGTGGTTTGAATAATCTAGAGGCACAGGAGATTGCAGGAGGAAAATGGAGT agaATGTCGGCTGAAGAAAGACAGCCATATGAAGTAATAGCGAATCAACACAGGAACAATGTGCAgctaaaaaaatacacatcaGATGGTGTAGACATTGaactaattgaaaaattagaacGGGAGGAATTAGCTGCAATAACTGCCATGCAGACATATATTCACGACGACATTCTCGCTTCGCAGAAAGCAAATG tcattcataaaaaaaacttctttataattcatataaacACTTTTTGTTATCGTGACACAGAAGATAAGTATTATCCTGCCGAAATTGCATTGTTGCAGTTTAATTTGAGAGATGGTGtacatgaaaaaaatatttttcatcgtATGGTTCATCCAG GTACCCTACCGCTGGGTTTTACAGCGGCTGCGACACTCCATTCTTCAACCTCTCACAAAATTAAGCCACCACCTTCTTATGCTTCCCctaatactattaataatatggaACAGGTCTTTAAAGAGCTCTGCAAATTTGTTAAG gAACATATGGATAAAAATGCAACTTATCCAATAGtatatgtaaaagaaaagtatATGACACTAGTCAAAAAAGTATTGAATATGTGGGCGgatgattataataacaactgCTATTTTGAAGTTTATAATCTGCAGTTTATGTTTAACGAATTGAGGAGTGCCATTGAGCAGTCAGATATTGTTATGGCTAATTCATTTGGATTCGCTGAGATGAGTAAAGACATTTACTCTCATGTGCCTGATATTGGTTGTGag ttCCACGAATCTATCGAATATACGCTCCACTGTAGCAAATCAATAGTAACCAGACAAGCATATATTATTTGTGATAATTGTTgtccagttttaaaattagagcTAATTCCTGGAAGACATATACCTAGAAGGACACGGCTGAATTTTAATGAGGAAACTTTTGATCAAGGAGGTAGTAGTAGGGACCAG tCTGTTAGAACTGACGGACAAAGTGTTCAATTCACTACAGATTCTGAATGGGATGCTGAATCTGTGGCTTCACAGTACAGTGTTGCTTCTTCGTCCTTGAGACGATCT AACGTTGCTAATGATTggcaatctgtaaaaagaaataaaggaAAAAGTTATTGTGGAGTTGCCAGTGGAACAGGCAAAAAGAACCCAGTAATGT
- the LOC109595018 gene encoding plancitoxin-1 encodes MWCMLFLLTLIYIINGTHSLQCMDENNQPVDWFTAYKLPKLKHENGLINEGNAYLYMTSLNNSKWIYSNISINSSNSLIGNSIASLYSTNEDIFHLLYNDETPSGTTNGDKGHTKGVVLSDKQSGIWLVHSTPHFPADNDYYFPKTGTTYGQSFLCLTLNMENLNEVGRQLKYNEPNIYSVNVPKSLIELIPELFDVANNKTVKSSPWYRKTIIQTKGNQQFVSFAKSKYFGKDLYSAWVAPTLQTDMFVETWRKGPGNLPSNCGTKYKINNVEEINLMNVTFSTTDDHSKWAVSESLDFSQWICIGDINRQEHQLKRGGGTVCINNKNLSTNYLKSIIKSEDCQ; translated from the exons GTTTACAGCTTATAAACTACCGAAATTAAAGCATGAAAATGGTTTAATAAACGAAGGAAATGCTTATTTGTATATGACATCTCTTAACAATTCCAAAtggatatattcaaatatttcaataaattcttcaaattctttaattgGCAATTCTATAGCAAGTTTATATTCAACTAAT gaagatatttttcatctactttacaATGATGAAACACCAAGTGGCACAACAAATGGAGATAAAGGGCACACTAAAGGAGTGGTTTTGTCAGACAAGCAAAGTGGTATATGGCTTGTGCATTCAACACCGCATTTTCCTGCGGATAATGATTATTACTTTCCGAAAACAGGAACAACTTATGGTCAGAGTTTCCTTTGTTTAACATTAAACATGGAAAATTTAAACGAAGTTG GACGCCAGTTAAAGTATAATGAACCAAACATATATTCAGTTAATGTTCCGAAATCTTTGATAGAACTTATTCCTGAATTGTTTGACGTGGcgaataataaaactgttaagTCTTCACCATGGtatagaaaaacaattattcaaacaaaagGAAATCAACAATTTGTATCGTTTGCCAAATccaaatattttggaaaagaTTTGTATTCAGCCTGGGTTGCTCCTACTCTTCAAACTGACATGTTTGTTGAAACATGGAGGAAGGGTCCTGGAAATTTACCATCTAATTGTGGAACCAAATATAA aattaataACGTTGAGGAAATAAACTTAATGAATGTAACTTTTTCAACAACCGACGATCATTCGAAATGGGCAGTTTCTGAAAGTTTAGATTTTTCTCAGTGGATCTGTATAGGAGACATAAACAGACag GAACATCAGCTAAAAAGAGGTGGTGGAACAGTGTGCATCAACAACAAAAACTTATCAACAAACTACTTAAAATCTATCATTAAATCAGAAGATTGTCAatag